The Lutibacter profundi genome includes a region encoding these proteins:
- a CDS encoding YgaP family membrane protein, with protein MKQRIIRAFAGTFILVSLLLAIKLNNLNWLWVTAFVGANLLQSSITKWCLLEVILSKLGVKD; from the coding sequence ATGAAACAAAGAATTATAAGAGCATTTGCAGGAACATTTATATTGGTTAGTTTACTACTAGCCATAAAACTCAACAATTTAAATTGGTTGTGGGTAACAGCCTTTGTGGGAGCAAATTTATTACAATCATCTATAACTAAATGGTGTCTTTTAGAAGTTATATTATCTAAATTAGGTGTAAAAGATTAA